From Numida meleagris isolate 19003 breed g44 Domestic line chromosome 4, NumMel1.0, whole genome shotgun sequence, the proteins below share one genomic window:
- the GC gene encoding vitamin D-binding protein codes for MKAAVSFLLLLFVATHAEHRGRPYVRDKVCQEFKTMGKDDFRTMTLIVNSRKFSNATFEEISHLVHEIVSLAETCCADSVDPSCYDAGSSALSAKSCSPDSPFPAHPGIAACCLHQGLEQKLCLAALEHPPRQLPHYVEPSNEELCQAFKKDPKDFADRFLHEYVSSYGQAPLPVLLGSTRNFLSMVSTCCISPSPTVCFLKEKLQRKTLSLLTLMSNRACSRLTGYGKDKMKFSYLTMLAQKIPSASFEDLSPLAEDAAEVFSQCCDSVAEDCIQQKLSEHTTKVCATLSAKDKRFADCCAGKNIMENYFCISALQPSVVPKLPELQTPTNKQLCDGNGALHTTRYMFELARRHTHVPDVFLGKLYDTSENFIKECCSAKDSSTCLDSKRQQVGAELPAFLEKANQLCGQYTELNFLDFKKRLRDSIRQTRPDASPELLAELTDQRADFASTCCPANSPPLYCAAQVTTELASMCKQGPCVLV; via the exons ATGAAGGCGGCTGTtagcttcctgctgctgcttttcgTAGCAACTCACGCCGAACACCGAG GTAGACCATATGTTCGGGACAAAGTCTGCCAAGAGTTCAAGACCATGGGGAAGGATGACTTCCGAACCAT GACCCTCATCGTGAACAGCAGGAAGTTCTCTAATGCCACCTTCGAGGAGATCAGCCACCTTGTGCATGAGATTGTCTCACTGGCGGAGACCTGCTGTGCCGATAGTGTTGACCCTTCCTGCTATGATGCTGGG TCTTCAGCCCTGTCAGCCAAGTCCTGCAGCCCTGACTCGCCTTTCCCTGCCCATCCGGGGAtagctgcctgctgcctccacCAAGGCCTGGAGCAGAAGCTGTGCCTGGCTGCCCTAGAGCACCCACCACGCCAGCTGCCCCACTATGTTGAGCCTTCCAATGAAGAACTCTGCCAGGCATTCAAGAAGGATCCCAAGGACTTTGCTGACAG GTTCCTCCACGAGTATGTCAGTAGCTACGGCCAGGCACCCTTGCCCGTGCTCTTGGGCTCCACCAGGAACTTCCTCTCCATGGTCTCCACCTGCTGCATATCCCCATCGCCCACTGTCTGCTTCCTGAAGGAG aaactgcaaagaaaaacccTTTCCCTACTTACACTGATGTCAAACAGAGCTTGCTCCCGCTTAACAGGATATGGGAAGGACAAAATGAAGTTCAG CTACCTGACCATGCTTGCCCAGAAGATACCAAGCGCTTCATTTGAGGACCTTTCCCCTCTGGCAGAGGATGCTGCTGAGGTGTTCTCCCAGTGCTGTGACTCGGTGGCTGAAGACTGCATTCAGCAGAAG ttGTCAGAGCACACCACAAAGGTCTGTGCCACGCTGTCAGCCAAAGACAAAAGGTTTGCCGACTGCTGTGCAGGAAAAAACATCATGGAAAACTACTTCTGCATCTCTGCCTTGCAACCATCTGTGGTCCCCAAACTGCCTGAGCTGCAGACGCCAACCAACAAGCAATTGTGTGATGGTAACGGGGCCCTCCACACCACAAG GTACATGTTTGAGCTGGCACGGAGACACACCCATGTCCCTGACGTCTTCCTTGGCAAGCTGTATGATACCTCTGAAAATTTCATCAAGGAGTGCTGCTCTGCCAAGGATTCTTCCACCTGCCTTGACAGCAAG CGACAGCaagtgggagcagagctgcctgccttCCTGGAAAAAGCCAACCAGCTCTGTGGGCAGTACACTGAGCTGAATTTCCTTGACTTCAAGAAGAG GCTGAGGGACAGCATCAGGCAGACCAGGCCAGATGCtagccctgagctgctggcagagctgacAGACCAGAGAGCCGATTTCGCCTCCACATGCTGCCCAGCGAACTCGCCGCCACTTTATTGTGCCGCACAG GTGACCACAGAGCTGGCAAGTATGTGCAAGCAGGGCCCCTGTGTGCTGGTCTAG